A genomic window from Cydia strobilella chromosome 26, ilCydStro3.1, whole genome shotgun sequence includes:
- the LOC134753127 gene encoding zinc finger protein 235-like isoform X1 produces the protein MDVMSSCRCCLRCPADKDLTTPYTHLGKTEIYADMLRECFDLHLWVSSSIFSGICSGCVGRLRDASDFKLQVQLSQVELLAQLQGSRFKAEEPEMIVEMLEEDILEDDILPSMSKQESSPKASASSVQLKRVRRKRVPRLPPDFTARPYQCHDCGSRFHFKKEISRHIQHNCYEGPLAFKNRNLKRYSCKHCPYTSRNKRNLHFHELRHRGEKPYRCDSCTYKTTRKGDFERHWSIHTGDKPFKCNLCDYKFIQKHSLSIHMRRHTGEKPYTCNQCNRQFAQLQCLRKHRGWHQKKPNQISPRLRITGKIKNLVKF, from the exons atggaCGTAATGAGTTCATGTCGTTGTTGCCTGCGGTGCCCCGCTGACAAGGACCTCACTACACCGTACACGCACCTCGGCAAGACGGAGATATACGCCGATATGCTCAGAGAATGCTTCGATTTACAT TTGTGGGTGAGCTCGTCCATCTTCAGCGGGATCTGTTCGGGCTGCGTGGGCCGCCTGCGAGACGCCAGCGACTTCAAGTTGCAAGTGCAGCTCAGCCAGGTGGAGCTGCTGGCACAGCTGCAGGGCTCCAGGTTTAAAG CGGAAGAGCCCGAAATGATAGTAGAGATGCTGGAAGAAGACATATTGGAGGATGACATACTGC CCTCAATGAGCAAGCAGGAGTCATCACCGAAGGCGTCAGCCTCCTCGGTGCAGCTGAAGCGCGTGCGCCGCAAGCGCGTCCCCCGCCTCCCGCCCGACTTCACCGCGCGACCCTACCAATGCCACGACTGCGGCAGCCGCTTCCATTTCAAGAAGGAAATAAGCCGACACATACAACATAACTGCTACGAAGGCCCTTTAGCTTTCAAGAACAGAAATTTAAAACGGTACAGCTGCAAGCACTGCCCTTATACGAGCAGAAACAAACGCAATCTACACTTTCACGAGTTGAGGCATAGAGGAGAGAAACCCTACCGGTGCGACAGCTGCACCTACAAAACGACTCGGAAAGGGGACTTCGAGAGGCATTGGAGCATACACACTGGCGATAAACCTTTTAAGTGTAACTTATGCGATTACAAGTTCATTCAGAAACATTCGTTGTCGATTCACATGAGGAGACATACTGGGGAGAAACCCTACACGTGTAACCAGTGTAACAGACAGTTCGCTCAGTTACAGTGCTTGCGGAAACATAGAGGATGGCACCAGAAAAAGCCCAATCAAATCTCTCCGCGATTACGTATCACGGGAAAGATAAAAAATCTTGTTAAGTTCTAA
- the LOC134753127 gene encoding zinc finger protein 235-like isoform X2, which translates to MDVMSSCRCCLRCPADKDLTTPYTHLGKTEIYADMLRECFDLHLWVSSSIFSGICSGCVGRLRDASDFKLQVQLSQVELLAQLQGSRFKASMSKQESSPKASASSVQLKRVRRKRVPRLPPDFTARPYQCHDCGSRFHFKKEISRHIQHNCYEGPLAFKNRNLKRYSCKHCPYTSRNKRNLHFHELRHRGEKPYRCDSCTYKTTRKGDFERHWSIHTGDKPFKCNLCDYKFIQKHSLSIHMRRHTGEKPYTCNQCNRQFAQLQCLRKHRGWHQKKPNQISPRLRITGKIKNLVKF; encoded by the exons atggaCGTAATGAGTTCATGTCGTTGTTGCCTGCGGTGCCCCGCTGACAAGGACCTCACTACACCGTACACGCACCTCGGCAAGACGGAGATATACGCCGATATGCTCAGAGAATGCTTCGATTTACAT TTGTGGGTGAGCTCGTCCATCTTCAGCGGGATCTGTTCGGGCTGCGTGGGCCGCCTGCGAGACGCCAGCGACTTCAAGTTGCAAGTGCAGCTCAGCCAGGTGGAGCTGCTGGCACAGCTGCAGGGCTCCAGGTTTAAAG CCTCAATGAGCAAGCAGGAGTCATCACCGAAGGCGTCAGCCTCCTCGGTGCAGCTGAAGCGCGTGCGCCGCAAGCGCGTCCCCCGCCTCCCGCCCGACTTCACCGCGCGACCCTACCAATGCCACGACTGCGGCAGCCGCTTCCATTTCAAGAAGGAAATAAGCCGACACATACAACATAACTGCTACGAAGGCCCTTTAGCTTTCAAGAACAGAAATTTAAAACGGTACAGCTGCAAGCACTGCCCTTATACGAGCAGAAACAAACGCAATCTACACTTTCACGAGTTGAGGCATAGAGGAGAGAAACCCTACCGGTGCGACAGCTGCACCTACAAAACGACTCGGAAAGGGGACTTCGAGAGGCATTGGAGCATACACACTGGCGATAAACCTTTTAAGTGTAACTTATGCGATTACAAGTTCATTCAGAAACATTCGTTGTCGATTCACATGAGGAGACATACTGGGGAGAAACCCTACACGTGTAACCAGTGTAACAGACAGTTCGCTCAGTTACAGTGCTTGCGGAAACATAGAGGATGGCACCAGAAAAAGCCCAATCAAATCTCTCCGCGATTACGTATCACGGGAAAGATAAAAAATCTTGTTAAGTTCTAA